In Triticum aestivum cultivar Chinese Spring chromosome 5B, IWGSC CS RefSeq v2.1, whole genome shotgun sequence, the following proteins share a genomic window:
- the LOC123111294 gene encoding UDP-rhamnose/UDP-galactose transporter 6: MGSPRKSDKKAALDFAAWGFNITSSVGIIMVNKALMATHGFSFATTLTGLHLLTTTLMTIVFRWLGLSQPSHLPLPDLIKFVIFSNLSIVGMNVSLMWNSVGFYQIAKLCMIPASCLLEVVFDRVHYSRDTKLSIMVVLVGVAVCTVTDVSVNAKGMLAAVIAVWSTAFQQYYVHYLQRKYSLNSFNLLSHTAPAQAGSLLLVGPFVDFLLTGKRVDHFNFTSLSLLFVVLSCIIAIGVNLSQFICIGRFSAVSFQVLGHMKTVLVLFLGFLFFGKEGLNLHVVLGMILAVLGMMWYGNASAKPGGKERRSVLPVRSDRHNGGSEDKDGGDK; encoded by the exons ATGGGTTCTCCGAGAAAATCCGACAAGAAGGCCGCCTTAGACTTTGCAGCATGGGGTTTCAATATCACCTCATCCGTTGGGATCATCATGGTCAACAAAGCCTTAATGGCTACACATGGATTCAGTTTTG CCACAACATTAACTGGCCTTCATTTATTGACAACGACCTTGATGACTATTGTGTTTCGGTGGTTAGGCCTGAGCCAGCCCTCTCACTTACCGCTACCAGATCTGATTAAGTTTGTAATCTTTTCAAATTTGTCGATCGTTGGCATGAATGTGAGCTTGATGTGGAATTCTGTGGGGTTTTATCAG ATAGCAAAGCTGTGCATGATACCCGCATCATGTCTTCTGGAGGTTGTCTTTGATCGTGTACATTATTCACGGGACACAAAGCTGAGCATAATGGTTGTGCTTGTAGGCGTTGCAGTTTGCACTGTTACTGATGTCAGTGTGAATGCAAAAGGCATGCTTGCAGCTGTTATAGCTGTTTGGAGCACAGCTTTCCAGCAATAT taTGTTCATTATCTCCAACGGAAGTACTCTCTGAACTCATTCAATCTCCTAAGCCACACTGCTCCAGCCCAAGCAGGTTCCCTCCTGTTAGTAGGGCCCTTTGTGGATTTCTTGTTGACTGGCAAAAGGGTGGATCACTTCAATTTCACATCACTTTCTTTG TTATTCGTCGTACTCTCATGCATCATCGCTATCGGCGTTAATCTGAGCCAGTTCATCTGCATCGGCCGGTTCTCCGCTGTGTCTTTCCAAGTCTTAGGCCACATGAAGACTGTGCTGGTCCTGTTCCTTGGCTTTCTCTTCTTTGGCAAGGAGGGCCTGAACCTTCATGTAGTCCTTGGGATGATCCTCGCTGTTCTTGGAATGATGTGGTATGGGAACGCATCAGCGAAACCAGGCGGCAAAGAGCGTCGGAGTGTCCTCCCAGTGAGGTCCGACAGGCACAATGGAGGTTCAGAAGACAAGGATGGCGGTGATAAGTGA